The window CGCACGGATGTGCGGAGCATCAGGAAAAGATGGGATGTCCTCCCCCGTTTACGGGGGAGGTGTCGAGCGCAAGCGAGACGGAGGGGGGATGTTTTATTATGAGTTCCCCCCCTCGCCGCTTCGCGGCACTCCCCCCGTGAACGGGGGGAGACACCATGGGTGGCTAGGACTTAGCCAGCGCCTCACCCAGAGCCGCGCCGCTATCCCAGGCCAGCTCTGCCCGCCCGCCAAGGCGCCAGTCGCCCGCGCACCCGACCGTCCCAGTTTCATCAAGGGCAAACGGCGTACCGGGCGCCTGTTCGCTGAGCGCATAGCGCCAGCGATGGGCCGCGCTCCAGACCGGGCGCGCCGGAAATCCGAAACGTACATGCGCCTCTTCAAGAAGATTGCGGACCACGGCGTCAGGGCTGGCTTCCAGATTGGCCCGCGACCAGCCCGTTGTGGCATGCAGTATCCACGCTTCCGGCCCGGCCCGGCCCGGACGTGACCCCATGCGCGCCATCCAGGCGAGCGCGCCGCCATAGAGCTTCGCGCCGTCAAAGCCCGGATCGAAGGGCGCATTCAGCACCGTCATCACCGCCTGACACGGGCCGATTTGCGCTGTGTTGGCCTGCGCTATCTGCGTTGAAAAATCACCGTCCGTGCGCGCCAGCAGATCACTCATCTGTTCAGGCGGTATGGTGATCGCGACCGCATCGAAGGGCCCTTCCCGGCGCCCATCATCGCGCACCAGCGTCCAGCTGCCCGCCCCGCCCTTGAGAGCCGCCACCCGCGCCCCGAACTGCACATCAAGGCCGTCCAGCGCGTGTTTTACCAGCCCATTCATGCCCGGCACGCCGATCCAGCGATCTTCCTCGCGCAACGGCTCAACATTGCCCCGCCGGTCTATCGAGACCAGCCGAGCATCCCAGACCGCGGCCGCGCCGGCATCGCGCGCATCATGCATAAAGGCCGAGAACGCCGCACCGCGCGCCGTGATGAATTGTGCGCCGTGATCGAAACCCGCCTCGCCCAGAGGGGTTTCAACCCGGCGGGTGGATAGCCGGCCGCCCGGCCCCCGCCCCTTGTCAAAAAGCTGGCAGCTATGTCCAGCCTGGACCAGGGCGCGGGCGCAGGCCGCGCCGGCAAGCCCGGCTCCGATGATGGCAATGCGGCGTGTCGCCATGTCCCCTTTTCCTGCCCTCGTGTCCGCCTAGATTAGCGCTTAAATGACCCGGAAAACCCAAACACAAGATCAACACGCTGCAAACGCATTTGAATATGGCGCGTGCGAAGTCTTTTTCGATGGCAGCTGCCCGATGTGCCGCGCCGAAATCGGCTTTTACCGGCAACAGGGAGCGGACGCTGCCTTTCATGATGTTGCCGCATCGCCCGACATGCTGCCACCTTCTCTGAGCCATGAAGCGGCAATGGCGCGCTTTCACGTCCGCACGCCTTCCGGCGAGCTGGTAAGCGGCGCGCGCGCCTTTGCCGAGCTGTGGAAAGCCACGCCCGGCTGGCGTTGGCTGGGCCGGATCGCCGCTGCGCCGCCGCTCGTCTGGGTACTGGAGCTAGCCTACCGGCTCTTCCTGCCGGTCCGCCCTTTCTTGCAGCGCCTTTGGCGCAGGTTGGCCCGATGAGGCGCAAGGGCGATTTGCCTGAGAAGATATGCGCGGCCTGTCGCCGTCCCTTCACCTGGCGCAAGAAGTGGGAGCGGGTCTGGGACGAGGTGCGCTATTGCTCGAAGCGCTGCTCGGGCGAGGCGAAGAAGGCACGGCAGAAAACTGCGCCTTAAATCATGTTCACGCGCGCGCCATCAAGGCGCAATCTTTCCTGATCCACAGTGACACTCGCACGGACGCAAAAGACCGGGACACCAGATCCCGAGCCGTCCGGGCGAGGTTGGTTCGTCACTCAAGGAACAAGGAAACATACCCCATGAAAGCTCTCCCCCTCATGCTCAC is drawn from Glycocaulis alkaliphilus and contains these coding sequences:
- a CDS encoding NAD(P)/FAD-dependent oxidoreductase; amino-acid sequence: MATRRIAIIGAGLAGAACARALVQAGHSCQLFDKGRGPGGRLSTRRVETPLGEAGFDHGAQFITARGAAFSAFMHDARDAGAAAVWDARLVSIDRRGNVEPLREEDRWIGVPGMNGLVKHALDGLDVQFGARVAALKGGAGSWTLVRDDGRREGPFDAVAITIPPEQMSDLLARTDGDFSTQIAQANTAQIGPCQAVMTVLNAPFDPGFDGAKLYGGALAWMARMGSRPGRAGPEAWILHATTGWSRANLEASPDAVVRNLLEEAHVRFGFPARPVWSAAHRWRYALSEQAPGTPFALDETGTVGCAGDWRLGGRAELAWDSGAALGEALAKS
- a CDS encoding thiol-disulfide oxidoreductase DCC family protein; translated protein: MTRKTQTQDQHAANAFEYGACEVFFDGSCPMCRAEIGFYRQQGADAAFHDVAASPDMLPPSLSHEAAMARFHVRTPSGELVSGARAFAELWKATPGWRWLGRIAAAPPLVWVLELAYRLFLPVRPFLQRLWRRLAR
- a CDS encoding DUF2256 domain-containing protein; the encoded protein is MRRKGDLPEKICAACRRPFTWRKKWERVWDEVRYCSKRCSGEAKKARQKTAP